ACAGCATGGTCGAAGCTGCGATGGTCGCTGGCTCAGCGGGGCCTCGCGGGGACGATGCGGACCGCGCTGGGGCGACTCCAGCCACAGGACGGCACAGCGGGTGTAGAGAAGCCGATGCTACATCCGTTCGACCAACGCCACGGCGTCGATACGAGCGGGCTGATCGGTGGCGGAGACCTGCGCTCGGGCCATAAAAACGATGTGTTCAATACCGCGTACTACGGCATGGCTCCTTCGCGGTTTCGGCGGGTGGTCGAAGATTGGATCTCCGACTCCGGACACGCCGCGATCTCTCAGTACAGCTTCATCGATCTGGGGTGCGGGAAGGGGCGCGCAGTGATGATGGCGTCGGAGTTTTCGTTTCGGCAAGTGATCGGCGTGGAGCTCAACGCATCGCTGGCGAAGACTGCCAAGTCGAACGTGGTCGCGTGGACCGACGCTGGGCGGGCGGTGTGCCCGGTGCAGATTCTCTGTCAAGACGCGACTGAGTTTTCGTTTCCGGAGGGGCCGTGCCTGCTTTATCTCTTCAATCCGTTTGCTGCTCCTGTGGTGAAGCGGCTGATCGAGCGGCTGGAGACTGAATTTGCGGGCAGGCCGGGAGTGCTGGACGTCATCTACTTCAACCCCGAGGCTGGAGAGTTGCTGGAGGCTCATGCCGGCTTCAAACTTCTGTGGACCGGGACGGTGGAGATGTCGGACGAGGATGCGGCGGCGGACCACGTGGCCTCGCCGGAGGATCTATGCAGCGTGTACCGGTGGGTGGGAGTGTGATTGACCTCTCCGCAAGCCCCATCCGCCGGGAGGCCGAGTTACTTTAAGACTAGTAACTGATCCTGTAATGTCTGGGCCGGTTCCAGACTCCCCCGGAGTTCAAGTAAGGCTTCAGGGTTTGGCTGGTAACTGCCTCTCGATGAACCTGGGATGGTACAGGAAACACCTGGGTCCCCAAAGATAGTCATTGACCAACTCGTTGCGCCTGTTTACTTTGTGGCTAATGGCTGACATGCAAACTATACCTGTTGATCTGGCGAACGAGTCGATTGAGGCTCTTTCCATCTCGATGAATATCGGTTCTACGATTCGCGGATATCGGCTGCAAAAGGGAATGTCGCAAGGTGACATCGAGAAGCGGACCGGCCTGTTGCGCTGCTATCTCTCGCGAGTGGAGAACGGGCACACGGTGCCGTCGCTCGAGACACTCCAGAAGATTGCGCGCGCGCTGGACCTGCAGCTCTCGGAGTTCTTTGCCGAAGAGACGATGGCCAAGGAGATGTCGGGGCTGAACCTGGGCGAAGAGGAGATCCGGTTTTTGACGCAGGTGCAACGGTACTCGGCACACCTGTCGGAGAGCGACCGGAGACTGCTGCTGGCCATGGTGAGAAAGTTCGCTCAGACGACTCTCAGCTAAGACGAACTTCGTCTCACTCTACTCAGACCGGAGGATCGACTGGTGCCGGATAGCGAACTTCTGCACAAGCTCAGGGACATCACTGCTGAAAACTCAGATCGCGCAACGCGGGCGAAACGAATTGCGGATGCAATTCGGAAGGAAGGATCCTGGCGTTGGGTGGGGATCTATGATGTGGACTTCCAACGCGGACTGGTTGTAAATATCGCCTGGAGCGGGTACTCTGCGCCGTCGCACCCTGCGTTTCCTATTACGCAGGGACTCACCGCGAGAGCGATCGCTGGAATAAGAACGATCAACGCTGGAAATGTAGCGGATGATTCGGGCTACATGACCACGTTCGACAGCACGCGAGCGGAGATCATCGTCCCGGTTCTTGCCCACGGCCACGGCGATCGCGTCATCGGCACGCTGGATGTGGAGAGCGAACACCTGAACGCATTCGATCCAGACGCGCAGGCGCTGCTGGAAGAGTGTGCCCGCGTGCTCGAAGAGTTTTGGGCTGAGGCCAGATGATGGGGCTACGGTAGCCTTTTTGTCTGGCACTAAGCCAATACCCATCGCCTTATTCTCTTCGGATCTACCTCAGTCCAAAAAAATGCGCTTTCGTGCGAACTCGGCTGCTCCGCCGGACGTAAGGCACTGTATCTCGAGAATGAGAGGATGCAGACGTCACGTTCTATGCTCTCCAAAGGTAGCGCTGAGAACTCGTTGATCCACACTTCAGTACCTTCGGTGTCCCGACTCATCCTGAGAGGCATCGGACGATGGCAGCGAAGCTCAGATCGAGCGCTGTGTCGTTTTAGATTGACTTCAGAAATTTTCTGTGTAGGTTAGTCGTACCTCCAATTTTTTAAAGTTAGTAAAATCATCGCGTTACGCGGGCCCTGGGCTCAATTAGTTCACGGTGAATCCCAAACTTCTCGTTATCCGCGAGGACCAGGACGGCCTATTTGGAAGCCGTTCAGCTCTTCGTTGAATTTCGTTGCCTGAGTAGTGCACTGCTCTATAAGCTGCAGTCTTCTTCTATACGCAAGAACCGCCTTTAGCCATGTGATCGAAAGAGGTTGATGATGAGACGCATAATCATGAGCGCAGAATGTCGAAACTTTGCAGAAGGTTTGACGAACAAGATCTCGTTGAGAACATCTTTTTTTGTTGTTGCCTTCGCTCTCTTGCTTGCCATCTGTCCAACAATGTACGGCCAGGCTAGCGGTAGTTTTTCCGGGACTGTGCTTGATAAATCCGGATCGGCTATCGCGGGGGCTACGGTCACGGTCACCGCCCAGAGCACCGGCCTGACTCGCGAATCCAAGACGGACAGCGCCGGCCACTATCTGATTCCTTTGCTCCCTGTCGGAAGTTTCACCGTGCGCGTCGACTTCACCGGCTTCCAAAGCACAGAAGCCAAAGATCTCAATCTTCAGATTGGCGAAGCCCGCGAACTCAATTTTTCCATCACTCCTGCAACCGTAGTCTCTACCGTGACGGTCTCCGGGGACGCGGTAACTGCCGAGACCACGAATCCTTCTCTCGGCCAGGTCATCACCTCGCAGCAGGTGTCGCAGCTTCCCTTGAACGGTCGCGACTTCGTCCAACTCGCCACGCTCACTGCAGGCGCTACAGCAGAGACCAACCCCAACAGCTTTTTCACCTCCGGCACCGACAGCGAAGTGGCCGCGCGCGGTTCCTTCTCTCTGTCGGTTGGCGGTTCCCGGCCCAACAGCACCGATTGGCTGCTCGATGGAGTCGACAATAACGAACTGACGGCGGGCGGAATCGGCGTCTTCTCTTCCATCGACGATATCCAGGAATTCAAAGTACTCACCTACAGCTACTCCGCGGAATACGGCTCCCGCGCCGGCCCCACCGTGCTGGTCACAACCAAGTCGGGTACAAATGACTTCCACGGATCTCTCTTCGAGTTCGTCCGTAACACCGCCTTCGACGCGAAGGGGGACTTTGACACTACAACCCCGAAGTTCAATCTGAATCAATTTGGCGGCTCTATCGGAGGACCGATCCTCCACAACAAAACGTTTTTCTTCGTGGATGGCGAGCAGAAGTATCAGCGTCAAGGAATCACCTTCACCGGTCTGATTCCTTCACTGGCCATGCGCAAAGGCGATTTCTCGGCCGACCCCTTCGGTACCAATATTTCGACAGGCACCAATGGCGCCTTCAATCCCGTCATCGCTAACCCGAATATGTTCGGCTCAGCCAACCCTTACTTCCAGTGCGACGCCTCCGGCACTCCAATACCCGCGAACCCCGACGGCAGCCAGGCACCAGGAACCCCCTGCAACAAGATTCCTTCAGACCTGATCAACAGCGCTGGTCAGGGCCTGCTCAATATCTATCCTGCGCCCAACGCTTCCGGTGGGAGCTACAACTATGTCAACGAGCCCGTCCGCGTCCTGAACGAAACCAAATTCGATATTCGACTGGATGAGACGCTCACGACCAAGGACAACCTGTTTGGCCGCTTCAGCTACGACCAGGCGTTTTCTTTTGCGCCCGGCGGCGCGCCCGGCCTCGCCGAACAAAATGCCTTCGGCAGTAATGAAAACCTGATCAATCACGCACGCAATGCAGGCATCGGCTGGAGCCACGTGTTCGCGGCCAACACACTCAACCAGGCCACCTTCGGCTACGACCGCATCTTCAACTACATTGACTCACAGGGTAACTTCACCTGCGGATCTGCCCTCCTGGGCATTCCCAATGCCAATACCGGCTGCTCGGCCACCGGTACCCCCCTTGCCGGAGGATCCTACAGTCAAGGTGTGGTTTCCGTCTCGCCCACCAGCGGATATTGGGCAATCGGCGATCGTGGCTACTCTCCCTTTCAGGGTGGAACCAATATCTACTCCTTCAAAGACGATCTCGACCTGATCCGCGGCAAACACGATATTCACGTCGGCATCGATCTCCGTGCCAATCAGATGAATGTCGGCACAGAAGCCTTTGGATCCGGCTTTCTGCTCCCCGGTGTCACGGGCAACTTCAGCGGGGCAGGTGTAGCCCCCGGCAATCCCGAGGCCGACCTGCTGATGGGGATTAGCGGCGGCGCCATCCACGACCAGACATTCAATGGTGCAGTCACAGGCCGCCGCTGGAAGATCGTAAGACCCTTCGTCGAGGATGACTGGCGGATCATCCCGTCGCTGACCCTCAATCTGGGCCTGGCGTGGGCCGTCACGAGTCCGATCACCGAGGTCCATGACCGGATGGCGAACTACATCCCCTCGACCCGAGAGCTTCAGATCGCAGGCCAGAACGGAGTGAGCCGATCGGCGGGCATCAATAGGTTCGGAGGCGCATACGAACCCCGTCTGGGCTTCGCCTGGAAGGTTCTCGGCAGCGACAAGACCGTGCTTCGCGGCGGCTTCGGGATCTATCACGACTCGGTCTGGAGCCAGGGCGCGCAGGGCCTGTGGCAAAATCCGCCCAACCTCGGCGAAACCGATCAATTCCATGGAGCGGGCTGCGCCTTTGCGACTTCATTCTGCGCCCTCAACGGCCAGACACCTTCGGGAACCTTCTTCCTCTCCGACGGCTTTCCGATTCCGCCCACGCCGGGGACTGTGGCCAACTTCCAAGGCACGTTCTACTACCAGCCACCCAACTTCCAGCCCGGCAGGGTTCATCAATATAACGTCAACGTGGAACGCCAGCTGCCAGGCGATGTTCTGCTCACCGCTGGCTATGCCGGCGCGGTCGCCGGCCACATACTGGTAAGCGGCAATGCCATCAACGTCAACAGCCCTTCTGCTTGCGGAGTCGACTCTACCTATACGATCGGCTGCCTGCCCGGCGGCGCACCCTACATCTATCCCTACCCCACCGAGAACTTTAACTCGATCATTCTCTTTGGCGATGTGGGCAAAACCCACTACAACTCGCTGCAGATCAAAGCAGAGACCAAGACGCCCAAGCATGGCCTTTACGCGCTGATCGCTTACACCTACTCGCGCACCTACGACAATGGTCTAAGCGACGGCCTTGGCTCGTTGTTGAGCGCCCCCTATTTCCCATTGCCCAACTGGGAAAACCTCGACTGGGGACTGTCGCAGATCAACCTGAATCACAGCTTCACTGCGAGCATCATCTATGACCTGCCAGTCGGCAAAGGCAAAGCGTTCGGAAGCACCTGGGGCCCTGTGACCGACACTCTTCTCGGCAACTGGCAGGTCACGCTGATTCAAAGGATCTCCTCCGGGTTCCCGGTTCCTCTGATCGACACCAGTAACCAGTCGGGCGCTAACTTCAATGAAGCCGGCAATGGCTTCAATTACAACCGGCCCGACCAGATTCCCGGCTGCGATACGCACGCAGCAAGTCACAGCCACTACCAGTGGATCAACCCTGCTTGCTTCGCCCCCCCTCAGGCCCAACAATTTGACAGCACCGGTAAGTTAATCGTCCCCGGCAAGCTCGGCAATGCCAATCGTGTCCCGGTCTCGGGACCCGATTTCGTCAACTCTGACTTCTCACTCATCAAGCAATTTCGCTTGCCACGTGAGATGGGCTTGAACTTCCGCGCTGAGTTCTTCAACCTGTTCAATCATCCGCAATACGGATCGCCAATCGCCGACATCAACTTCAATTCACCGGCTGCGGGCACGGTCTCCCCTTTCTTCGGCTCAGTGAACTCCACTGTCAACAATCCGCGCTTAATACAACTTGCCCTCAAGCTAACGTTCTGAGGTTACGTGCCGAATCGGCGGACTCGTCTTTTAGCGAGTCAGCGGGAAGTAGGCGAGTTAGCAAGTCAGCGAGAAGTTCGCTAGCTTGCTAACTCGCTGACTTGCTAAGCAGATCTACTTAAGCTTGGTGATGAAGTACGCGAAGAGGAAGAGCAGAAACGCGGCGGCGGCGAAGGTGAGCTTCTGCCGCGCGAGGTAGCGGGTGCGGCCGGAGGTCATGCGCGGCACCAGAGGAACACCCAGCGCCAGCCCGCTCAGAAACCCGCCGATGTGGGCGTGGTTGTCGATCCGGACAATACTGGTAAAGTTGGCGCCGATTCCGATGATCAGGTTCAACACCGCGAACTGAATCACGGAGCGGCGGAGCCGCTTGAGCTCGAACGCCGGGATGGGCAGCTTCTTGTTCGACAGCAGAACGATCAGGATACCGGCGATGCCGAAGACCGCACCCGAGGCTCCCGCGCCAACCGAGCCGTAGTCTCGAAAGACCACATTGAAGAACAGTCCGAGCAGGTTGCCAGAAATGCCCGTAATGACATACACCGCGATCAACCCAAAGGGACCCAGCAGCGGCTCACCGAGCAGTCCCAGGTTCCAGAGGCACCACATGTTGGTCGCGATATGGAGCAGGCCGACGTGGACAAAGGTAGCCGTAAGCAGGCGATACCACTGACCGTGCATAATGAACTCGGTGTTGGTGGCACCGAAGTAGAGCAGCTGGTTGGGCGTTGGGTTGCTGGGCGAGACTCCCCGAAAGATCATGTAGCAGAAGACCGCGATGTTGATCCCAAGCAGAATGTAAGTACCCGGCGTGGCGAGAATGTTCCAGCCGCGTTCGCGGGAGTTCGGGCGCGAGACCTCGCGCTCGTAGTCGGGGATCGGCTGAGCGGGGACCGCGTCGGTGTGCGGCGGAAGGACTTCGCCTTCAGGAGTAGGGGGAGGCATGATGTTCTACTACGCTATCAAATGCAAGGAGACGGTGGGGAGTCGTTCGTTAGAAGTAGTCGGAGAATGCCACTGCATCTCGAAAGGATCGATCCCAGGCCACCATCTAACGATCACTAAGTGTTCAAGACTGTCTTCAGGCGGCGTCCTTGGTAAAGCGGTCGCGGAGGTCTGCGGGGATACGCTGCTGGACGATGCTGCCGATAAAGCCGGGAAGCGGGGTCGCGACGGCAACCAGCACCCAGAGGAGAGTCGAGAAGATCAGGCCGGCAATCGCGACAGCCTCAAGCGAGACGGCCACAGCGTGGGCCTGGTTCAGATGAACCCGAACCGTGTTGATGTGGGTGACGACCTCGACCCGGTGAATGACCACCGCAGCCAGCAGAAAGGCAACAATCGAAAGGGTGCTCACGCTGATCAGAAGCACATCGATGGTACGGGCGATGCGCTGGCGGCGACGGCAATGACTGCAATCTGACAGATGCTGGTCGTAGTCCGTGCGCATGGCCGGAGACAGACCCGAGATGTCATAGCGCCAACCGGAGAGAATGTCCCCCACTACCTGATCGATGCAACCCGAGGTGTGAGTTCTGCGGTTGACGGGAAATGCTAACGCTGTTTTTTTCATCAGTTTATAGTCACCATTCTATCCTGTTTGATAGCCGGAAGAAAGGAAAGGATTCATCGAATCGTAACCCTTGGAGTACCCTCACTAAGCGCCTGAAAATGCAGCACTAAAGAGTGATTGGATCGAGCGGAACAGCCTGTCCAGCCAAAAGAATCCGGTTACCGAGCAGCGTCGGTTGGTTACCCAGCGCCTGCTCCGCAGAAAGACGCGCAAGTTCGGGAGCATTGTTGGACTCGGAGAGGTGGCCGAGGACGATCCAGGCAGCGCCGCCGTCGTAGTCTTTTTGCAGAAACTCGGCAGTCGCGTGATTGGACAGGTGGCCGACCCGCGAGAGCACGCGCTGCTTGACCGACCAAGGGTAGGGGCCGTCGCGGAGCATCTCTAGATCGTGGTTTGACTCCAGCAACAAGACGTCGATGCGCTTGAGGGCGGCCTTGACGTTGGGGGGCATGTAGCCAAGGTCGGTGGCCAGCGCCATGCGAATCCCCTCGGCCTCGAAGACGAATCCACAAGGGTCGGCCGCATCGTGCGGGATGGTAAAAGGGGTGATCTCGATGTCGCCGATTGAGAACTGGGTGCCGGAGTGGAAGTACTCCACGGCGGGAAGGTGCGTAGGATCAGCCTTTTGTTCAGCTTTCTGCGCGGCGGCGGATTCGGGCTCCGGACCGCAAAGCTCCTCTTCCTCGGGGTCGATGGGCAGCTCAAGCATCGCGTTGGGATCGTCGGAGCGGTTGAGCGCGGCGGCCTCGGCCGAGACGCTGGCGATCGCCTCGGACTGGGCGGCAAGCTGGGCGGCGAGGCCGGCAGCCTGGATACAAGTCGGGGTGCTCGTCGCGATAGCGGTCGCGCGGGCCTCCTTCTCGCGCTGCACGTGATCGAGCCACTTGGCGTAGGTCATCGTGGTGCGCGGGGTGAGCATCCGGACCCAGGCGCGATGAGTCGGTTCGGTAAAGAAAACAGGAATTTTGAGGCGGCGGGCGAGGACGGCGAGGCCCGCGATGTGGTCCTGATGTTCGTGCGTGACGAGGATGGCGTCGAGTCTGGCGGGATCTTCTCCCGCAACGGCCATGCGCTTCAAAAGTTCGCGGCAGGAGAGACCGGCATCGACCAGAACGCGCGTCCGGGAGCTGGCGATGACGGTGCTATTGCCTTTGGAACCGGAGGCGAGCACTGTCATACGCATCATTAGGTAAGAATACGCCGATTGGTTGTGACTATCTTGTCGGGGTAATCAGATTGGTTCACCCCGACGACAGGGGTTCAAGCCTCCAGGCGACGAACCGAAGCGATGTCGGAGAGAAGCGTCGAATGGCCTCCATTGCCGATCGCGACGAAGTTGCCGTGGGGACCAGGCTCAACCTTCAGATAGAAGACGTCCGGAGTCTCTTCGCCTTCGAAGACGAAGAGAATTTGGGCGAGGAACCGCTCCCCCTCGACGGTCTCTAAAGTGACGACGAGATCGATGCTGGACTTGAGAAGAGCGAGATCCTCACTGGTCATGGAATAGCTCATTCTTTGCTAGACAGTGGGCCTGACGGGAGCAAGAAAGTTGACCGTCGAACGCATGACGACCTGGTCGCGCTGGTTGAAGGCGAGGGTGCGCGTGCGGACCACGCCGAACTCCTTGCGGGAGTTGGAGTGGCGCACGCCAACCACCTCGATCTCGGTACGGAGCGAGTCACCCGGTCGGACAGGCTCAGTCCAGCGCATCTCTTCGACGCCAGCGCCGATCATGCCGCCGGCGACCGTGATCGACTGCACGCGAAGGCGCATAACGACGGCCGCGGTGAGCCAACCCGAGGCAGCGAGGCCCTTGAAGAACGAGTTTTCGCCGGCGGCCTCGTCGAGGTGGAAGGGTTGCGGGTCGTACTTGCTGCCGAACTCTTTGATCTCTTCGGCGCTCACCTTGGCCTGGCCAAGCGAGTGGAACTTCTGGCCTACGTAAAAGTCTTCGAAATAAAACTCCTGGGGCATTGTCTCTCCTGTTCCTTTGGATGCCGCGCTTCGCTTCAGGCTTCGGCTGGTTTCGTTAGTGTAAAGCCGCACGGACTCGTCTTGCTCAAGACGTGGGGTAAGTGTAGAAGCCGCGGCCTGATTTTCGTCCCAGCCAGCCGGCGTCGACCATACGAACCAGCAGCGGGCAAGGATTGTACTTCGGGCTGCCGAGACCGTCGGCGAGGACGCGCATGATGTCGGCGCAGACGTCGAGGCCGATGAAGTCGGCGAGGGTGAGCGGACCCATCGGATGCGCCATGCCGAGCACGAAGACGTGATCTACAGCCTCAGCCGTCGCAACGCCTTCCATCACCGAGTAGATGGCCTCGTTGATCAGCGGCATCAGCACGCGGTTTGAGATGAAACCGGCGGCGTCATTGACCTCCACCGGCGTCTTACCGAGCTGCAGCGAGAGCGCATGAACGGCGTCGAAGGTCGCCTGTGAGGTCGCGAGGCCGCGGATAACCTCGACAAGCTGCATCACCGGTACCGGGTTGAAAAAGTGCATGCCGATGATTTGCTCCGGACGCTTGGTCACAGCGGCAAGCTTCGTAATGGAGATGGAACTGGTGTTCGTCGCGAGGATGGCGTCAGCAGAAAGGATGCGGTCGAGATCGCGGAAGATCTCCGACTTGATCGCAAACTTCTCCGTCGCCGCTTCAATGGCAAAGCTGCAACTGCCGAGAGCTTCACGGTCGAGCGTGGGTGTAATGCGGGCTCTGGCCTCGTCGGCCTGCTGCTGGGTGAGCTTGTTCTTCGCTACTTCGCGTGCGAGGTTTTTTTCGATGGTGGCGAGCCCGCGATCAAGAAACGGCTGTTGCAGATCGTAGAGGACCACGTTGAAGCCGGAGCGGGCGCAGACGTGCGCGATGCCGTTGCCCATGGTCCCGGCGCCGAGGATTGCAATGGTTTTCAAGTCGGACATAGAGGAGTTTCAGACGACTTCGCAGTGTAGCAGCTTGCGGGGGTATGCGGATTAGGGACGGGGCAGATCAGGGGCGACGGCGACCAGCAAGACGGTGATGTTGTCATTGCCGCCGTTCCGATTGGCAGTTGTAATCAGCTCTTCGCAAGCTATGATGAGCGCCGCCATGGTCTGGGGCTTGGGAATCGACGTCAGAATCTCCGCGATCTCTTCGTCGCTGACCTCGTGGGTCAGACCGTCGGAGGCGAGCATATACACGTCGTTCGCCTGGGGACGGTGACTTTGAATCTCGGGCTGCACCGTGGCCTGCGAACCGATGGCACGAGTGATGAGGTTGCGCATGGGCGAGTGCGTCGCCTGATCGAGCGTGATCTGCCCGGCTCGAAGCTGCTCTTCGACCAGCGAATGATCGATGGTGAGTTGCTCGAGCTTGCCGCGACGCTGCCGGTAGCAGCGGCTGTCGCCAACGTGGCCCAGCCAGAGCGTCGGAGGATCCGTGACTCGGGAGTTCAGATGATTGGCCGGCGAACGACGCGCGGCTGAAGCGTTGCCATTCTGGCCACTGTCGACGGGCGTGTGCAGCAGCGCGACCAGCGTAGTGCCCATGCCGTTGTAATGCCTCGACTGGCGGGACTGCTGATAGACCGCCTGATTCGCCGCCTGAATCGCCGCATTCATGCGCGCCTCCGGCCTCTGCAGCTCTTCACCGCTTCCGGGTCGCGGCAGCGCGAGATTCGCCAGGAAGGTATCCGCGGCCAGAGTGCTCGCAACCTCTCCGGCTGCCGCTCCGCCCATGCCGTCGCAGACGACAAACGCCCCGATCTCCGGTGCTGCCGCGCAGGTGTCTTCATTGCCCTTACGGACGCGACCGCGATGGGTGAGCATGGCGTAGATGAGGTGAGTGGCGGACATAGTCGAACGGGGCCGATGCAGACAGGCCATCCGAAGAGAACGATACACGTCGCAGCCGCCGAGACCAAGGGTACGTTAGTGTTAGGAGCGGAGAACGTTGGTATGAACCGTATTGTGCAGGGAGATAACCTGGTCGTTTTGCAGTCACTGGCAACCGCATCCGTAGAGCTCATCTACGTCGATCCCCCTTTCAATACGGGCAAACGTCAAAGCCGCACTCAGATGAAGACCATTCGCGACGAAGCAGGCGACCGCACAGGATTCGGCGGTCGACGCTACCGCACCGAAGTACTCGAGCAGCAGAGCGGGGGCGCAGGCTATGGCGATAGCTTCGACGACTTTCTCGGCTTCCTGCGGCCGCGCCTGATCGAGGCGCACCGTGTCCTCTCAACTACCGGCTCGCTCTTCTTTCACATCGACTATCGCGAAGTCCACTACTGCAAGGTCATGCTCGATGAGATCTTCGGCCGCGACTGCTTTCAGAACGAGATCATCTG
This Tunturibacter gelidoferens DNA region includes the following protein-coding sequences:
- a CDS encoding class I SAM-dependent methyltransferase, producing the protein MTRLSTAWSKLRWSLAQRGLAGTMRTALGRLQPQDGTAGVEKPMLHPFDQRHGVDTSGLIGGGDLRSGHKNDVFNTAYYGMAPSRFRRVVEDWISDSGHAAISQYSFIDLGCGKGRAVMMASEFSFRQVIGVELNASLAKTAKSNVVAWTDAGRAVCPVQILCQDATEFSFPEGPCLLYLFNPFAAPVVKRLIERLETEFAGRPGVLDVIYFNPEAGELLEAHAGFKLLWTGTVEMSDEDAAADHVASPEDLCSVYRWVGV
- a CDS encoding helix-turn-helix domain-containing protein, translating into MQTIPVDLANESIEALSISMNIGSTIRGYRLQKGMSQGDIEKRTGLLRCYLSRVENGHTVPSLETLQKIARALDLQLSEFFAEETMAKEMSGLNLGEEEIRFLTQVQRYSAHLSESDRRLLLAMVRKFAQTTLS
- a CDS encoding GAF domain-containing protein, which encodes MPDSELLHKLRDITAENSDRATRAKRIADAIRKEGSWRWVGIYDVDFQRGLVVNIAWSGYSAPSHPAFPITQGLTARAIAGIRTINAGNVADDSGYMTTFDSTRAEIIVPVLAHGHGDRVIGTLDVESEHLNAFDPDAQALLEECARVLEEFWAEAR
- a CDS encoding TonB-dependent receptor produces the protein MSAECRNFAEGLTNKISLRTSFFVVAFALLLAICPTMYGQASGSFSGTVLDKSGSAIAGATVTVTAQSTGLTRESKTDSAGHYLIPLLPVGSFTVRVDFTGFQSTEAKDLNLQIGEARELNFSITPATVVSTVTVSGDAVTAETTNPSLGQVITSQQVSQLPLNGRDFVQLATLTAGATAETNPNSFFTSGTDSEVAARGSFSLSVGGSRPNSTDWLLDGVDNNELTAGGIGVFSSIDDIQEFKVLTYSYSAEYGSRAGPTVLVTTKSGTNDFHGSLFEFVRNTAFDAKGDFDTTTPKFNLNQFGGSIGGPILHNKTFFFVDGEQKYQRQGITFTGLIPSLAMRKGDFSADPFGTNISTGTNGAFNPVIANPNMFGSANPYFQCDASGTPIPANPDGSQAPGTPCNKIPSDLINSAGQGLLNIYPAPNASGGSYNYVNEPVRVLNETKFDIRLDETLTTKDNLFGRFSYDQAFSFAPGGAPGLAEQNAFGSNENLINHARNAGIGWSHVFAANTLNQATFGYDRIFNYIDSQGNFTCGSALLGIPNANTGCSATGTPLAGGSYSQGVVSVSPTSGYWAIGDRGYSPFQGGTNIYSFKDDLDLIRGKHDIHVGIDLRANQMNVGTEAFGSGFLLPGVTGNFSGAGVAPGNPEADLLMGISGGAIHDQTFNGAVTGRRWKIVRPFVEDDWRIIPSLTLNLGLAWAVTSPITEVHDRMANYIPSTRELQIAGQNGVSRSAGINRFGGAYEPRLGFAWKVLGSDKTVLRGGFGIYHDSVWSQGAQGLWQNPPNLGETDQFHGAGCAFATSFCALNGQTPSGTFFLSDGFPIPPTPGTVANFQGTFYYQPPNFQPGRVHQYNVNVERQLPGDVLLTAGYAGAVAGHILVSGNAINVNSPSACGVDSTYTIGCLPGGAPYIYPYPTENFNSIILFGDVGKTHYNSLQIKAETKTPKHGLYALIAYTYSRTYDNGLSDGLGSLLSAPYFPLPNWENLDWGLSQINLNHSFTASIIYDLPVGKGKAFGSTWGPVTDTLLGNWQVTLIQRISSGFPVPLIDTSNQSGANFNEAGNGFNYNRPDQIPGCDTHAASHSHYQWINPACFAPPQAQQFDSTGKLIVPGKLGNANRVPVSGPDFVNSDFSLIKQFRLPREMGLNFRAEFFNLFNHPQYGSPIADINFNSPAAGTVSPFFGSVNSTVNNPRLIQLALKLTF
- a CDS encoding rhomboid family intramembrane serine protease, giving the protein MPPPTPEGEVLPPHTDAVPAQPIPDYEREVSRPNSRERGWNILATPGTYILLGINIAVFCYMIFRGVSPSNPTPNQLLYFGATNTEFIMHGQWYRLLTATFVHVGLLHIATNMWCLWNLGLLGEPLLGPFGLIAVYVITGISGNLLGLFFNVVFRDYGSVGAGASGAVFGIAGILIVLLSNKKLPIPAFELKRLRRSVIQFAVLNLIIGIGANFTSIVRIDNHAHIGGFLSGLALGVPLVPRMTSGRTRYLARQKLTFAAAAFLLFLFAYFITKLK
- a CDS encoding MBL fold metallo-hydrolase, giving the protein MMRMTVLASGSKGNSTVIASSRTRVLVDAGLSCRELLKRMAVAGEDPARLDAILVTHEHQDHIAGLAVLARRLKIPVFFTEPTHRAWVRMLTPRTTMTYAKWLDHVQREKEARATAIATSTPTCIQAAGLAAQLAAQSEAIASVSAEAAALNRSDDPNAMLELPIDPEEEELCGPEPESAAAQKAEQKADPTHLPAVEYFHSGTQFSIGDIEITPFTIPHDAADPCGFVFEAEGIRMALATDLGYMPPNVKAALKRIDVLLLESNHDLEMLRDGPYPWSVKQRVLSRVGHLSNHATAEFLQKDYDGGAAWIVLGHLSESNNAPELARLSAEQALGNQPTLLGNRILLAGQAVPLDPITL
- a CDS encoding MaoC family dehydratase gives rise to the protein MPQEFYFEDFYVGQKFHSLGQAKVSAEEIKEFGSKYDPQPFHLDEAAGENSFFKGLAASGWLTAAVVMRLRVQSITVAGGMIGAGVEEMRWTEPVRPGDSLRTEIEVVGVRHSNSRKEFGVVRTRTLAFNQRDQVVMRSTVNFLAPVRPTV
- a CDS encoding 3-hydroxybutyryl-CoA dehydrogenase, which gives rise to MSDLKTIAILGAGTMGNGIAHVCARSGFNVVLYDLQQPFLDRGLATIEKNLAREVAKNKLTQQQADEARARITPTLDREALGSCSFAIEAATEKFAIKSEIFRDLDRILSADAILATNTSSISITKLAAVTKRPEQIIGMHFFNPVPVMQLVEVIRGLATSQATFDAVHALSLQLGKTPVEVNDAAGFISNRVLMPLINEAIYSVMEGVATAEAVDHVFVLGMAHPMGPLTLADFIGLDVCADIMRVLADGLGSPKYNPCPLLVRMVDAGWLGRKSGRGFYTYPTS
- a CDS encoding PP2C family protein-serine/threonine phosphatase, whose protein sequence is MYRSLRMACLHRPRSTMSATHLIYAMLTHRGRVRKGNEDTCAAAPEIGAFVVCDGMGGAAAGEVASTLAADTFLANLALPRPGSGEELQRPEARMNAAIQAANQAVYQQSRQSRHYNGMGTTLVALLHTPVDSGQNGNASAARRSPANHLNSRVTDPPTLWLGHVGDSRCYRQRRGKLEQLTIDHSLVEEQLRAGQITLDQATHSPMRNLITRAIGSQATVQPEIQSHRPQANDVYMLASDGLTHEVSDEEIAEILTSIPKPQTMAALIIACEELITTANRNGGNDNITVLLVAVAPDLPRP